The DNA sequence TGGAGAAAAAATGGATGCACAGCATAGAGCAACGCATTCGTACCGAAATGGACAACATCAGCCACCGCCTTACCCAACGCATTAAGGAACTGGCAGAACGCTACGAAACACCTATATCTAAGCTGAGCATTGAAGTGGATGAATTGACAGACAAAGTAGAGAACCATTTAAAACAAATGAATTTCAAATGGTAGAAGCAATGAAAATACTAAAAGGATACAAGAAAACAGAAGTTGGGATAATTCCAAATGATTGGGAGGTGAATATATTAGGGAATTTAATTGAGAAATTTGTTAATGGAGGAACTCCTTCAACCCAAGTAACTGAATATTGGAATGGTAATATTCCTTGGATAACTGGTGCTGATATTTTAAATCAAAAAGTTGCTGTTATTAGAAGATATATTTCAAAAGAAGCAGTCAAAAATAGTTCTACCAATATCATTGAAAAAGGCAATCTTTTATTTGTTTCAAGAACCGGAGTTGGAAAGTTAGCAATTGCGCCTTTCGATATTGCAATAAGTCAAGATTTTACAGGTATATATGTTAAGCAATCGGAATTATCCACTCAGGGGATTACTAGAGACACTCTTTCTTCTTTTCAAATTCCCCTTCCCCCTACCAAATCCGAGCAAACCACCATTGCCACTGCCTTAAACGATGCAGATGCACTCATTACCCAATTAGAAAAACTCATTGCCAAAAAACGAAATATCAAGCGAGGGGCTATGCAGGAGTTGCTGAGGCCGAAAGAGGGGTGGGAGGCGAAGAAGTTAGGGGAGATACCATTATCAGTAGCATCAGGCAAATCAAATACGCAATCGAAAGAAGGAAAATACCCAATCTATGGTTCAACTGGAATAATCGGTTGGCGTAATGTTTATGATTACGAAGGAAATAAAATCTTAATTGCAAGAGTTGGTGCAAATGCTGGAACTGTTAATAAAGTATCAGGTAAGTATTGTGTTTCGGATAACACTTTGATAGTTTCGTTACAAAGTAATATTGATATAGATTTTATTTTTTTCAAGCTAATTAATTATCATCTCAATAGACTTGTTTTTGGTTCAGGACAGCCATTGATAACAGGGGGTCAATTAAAGAATTTAGAATTCTCGCTACCATCAAAAGAAGAACAAACCCGCATCGCTCAAATCCTTTCCGACATGGATGCCGAAATAGAAGCCCTGGAAAAGAAATTGGAGAAATACAAAATGATAAAGCAAGGTATGATGCAGAATTTATTAACCGGGAAAATCAGGCTTGTTTAATGGTGAATTGTAAATTGTGAATGGTAAATGAAAGAGAATGTGATTAAAAATAAGAGTTTTGCGTTTGCACTGCGTATTGTAAAAATGTTTCAGTACTTGCAAACGGAAAAGAAGGAATTTGTTTTGAGTAAACAATTGCTCAGAAGCGGTACAGCCATTGGTGCATTGGTTCGAGAGGCAGAGCAGGCTGAAAGCAAATCGGATTTTATTCATAAAATGGCAATTGCTCAAAAAGAAACTAACGAAACGGATTACTGGATTGAACTTTTATTTCAATCCGCATACTTACACGAAAGCCAATACAAATCAATTATTGCAGATGTTACTGAACTAAAAAAGTTGTTGGCATCTATTATCATTACATCAAAAGAGAATAGGAATGATAAAAAATAATTCACCATTCACCACTCACCATTCATCATTAAGTTCCATTGGCAAAAAAGAACGTGAAACCCAAAATCGTGCGGTTGCTTTATTCCATAACGAATTGAAGTATCGTTATCTGGGTAATTGGGAAGAACGGGAAAATAACAGTAACATCGAAGAGGAAATCTTAACCGCCTGGCTTACCAAAAAAGGTTACAGTCAAAATCTGATTGTCAAAGCCTTATATAAGTTTAGCAAAGTTGCTAACGACCAAAGCAAATCGCTGTATGATGTAAACAAAGAAGTGTATTCCATGCTTCGCTATGGCGTAAATGTGCAACCCGAAATCGGGCAAAACAAAGAAACCGTTTGGCTTATTGACTGGAAATATCCGTTTGAAAACGACTTTGCCATTGCCGAGGAAGTTACCATAAAAGGCGTTCACCATAAACGCCCTGACATTGTACTGTATGTAAATGGTATCGCATTGGGGGTATTGGAACTCAAGCGAAGCACCGTTTCCATATCCGAAGGTATCCGGCAAAATTTAGATAATCAGAAACATATTTTCATCAAGCCGTTTTTCTCAACCATTCAGTATATAATGGCAGGGAATGACATTGAAGGCGTTGCCTACGGCGCCATTGAAACCAGAGAAAAATACTTTTGGAAATGGAAAGAAATAAATGAAGACATCAATAAAAACGATACTTACCTGTTGCGACTGACCAAACCCATCAGAGATAGGGCCGCCCAATATGATTATCCTTTGGATAAAAATATCGTGGAGTTGCTCAACAAAGAACGGTTTATTGAACTGCTGCATGATTTCATTGTATATGATCGTGGCATAAAGAAACTGTGCCGGCCAAATCAATATTTTGGGGTAAAAGCTGCGCAAGACCATGTTAAACGTAGGGAAGGCGGTATTATTTGGCACACACAGGGAAGCGGAAAGAGTTTAACGATGGTATGGCTTACCAAATGGATTAGGGAATACAATCCCAATGGCAGGGTGCTTATCATTACCGACCGTGAAGAATTAGACGAGCAGATAGAAAAGGTTTACAACGGTGTTTCCGAAAAGATATACCGGACCAAAAGTGGAAAAGATTTACTGAACAAACTTAACGATAATTCGCCCTGGCTTTTATGTTCGCTGGTGCATAAGTTTGGCGGAAAAGAAGAAGGCGATGTGGATGCCTGGTTGCAGGAATTGAAAAGCGGCATTCCGGCCGACTTTAAAGCCAAAGGCGACATCTCTGTATTTGTGGACGAGTGCCACCGCACCCAATCAGGAAAACTGCACGATGCCATGAAAGGTTTTTTGCCCAATGCCCTATTCATCGGTTTTACAGGAACACCGCTTTTGAAAGCTGACAAGCAGACCAGTCTGGAAGTTTTTGGCAGATACATCCACACCTACAAATTTGATGAAGCTGTTTATGACAAAGTAGTATTGGATTTACGCTATGAGGCCAGAGACATCGAGCAAAAGATCACTTCCCTTAAAAAGATAGACGAATGGTTTGAACTGAAAACCCGTGGACTTACCGAATTTACCAAAACTGAACTGAAACAAAAATGGGGAACGCTGAAAAAGGTGTTCAGTTCAAAATCACGTTTAGAGAAAATCGTGCTTGACATCATGATGGACATGGAGAAAAAAGAACGGCTGCAAAACGGCAGAGGCAACGCCCTGTTGGTTTCGGATAGTATCTACAATGCTTGCCGTTATTACGAGCTATTTCAAAATGCCGGGTTAAAAAATTGTGCCATCATTACCTCCTTCGTTCCGACCCATGCCGACATCAAAGGTGAAGAAACAGGCGAAGGTTATACAGAAAAATTACAGCGTTTTGAGATTTACCGGAAAATGCTGACAAATTATTTCAACGAAGACCCCGATACCGCCATCAACAAGGTAGAACAGTTTGAAAAAGAGGTAAAGAAAAAATTTGTAGAAGAACCTGCCCAAATGAAATTGCTCATTGTTGTAGGCAAACTACTTACCGGCTTTGATGCCCCTCCGGCAACCTATTTATACATTGATAAAAATCTGAAAGATCATGGCTTATTTCAGGCGGTATGCCGTGTGAATCGGTTGGATGGCGAGGATAAAGAATACGGTTACATCATTGACTATATGGATTTGTTCGACAGTCTAAAACATGCCTTCAATGATTATACATCGGGTGCTTTTGACGCTTATGAAAAATCAGATGTTGAAGGTTTATTGAAAGACCGTTTAAAGAAAGGCAAAGAACGCCTGGATGAAGCGTTGGAAGCAATCAAGACACTCTGTGAACCAGTTGAACCGCCGAAAGACACATTAGCACATATTCGTTACTTCTGTGGCAAGAATACAGAAAATCCAGACGAACTAAAAGATACCGAACCAAGACGAGTTGCCTTATACAAACTTACCATTGCACTTATACGGGCTTATGCCAGCATAGCCGATGAAATGAAAGAAGCAGGTTATACAGAAAAGGAAACTGGACAAATAAAGAACGACATCAAGCACTTTGAAAACCTGCGAAAGGAAATACAGCTTGCCAGTGGTGATTATATTGATTTGAAGCAATACGAACCAGCCATGCGTCATCTGATTGACAGTTACATCGGAGCAGAAGAGAGCCGAATACTTGCCAATTTTGATGATTTGAGTTTGGTGGAATTGTTGGTGGAGAAAGGTAAGGACGCCATCAGAGATTTGCCCAAAAATATACAAGGCGATAAAGATGCAATGGCGGAAACCATTGAAAACAACTTGCGGAGAGTAATCATCGAGGAAAGTCCGGCCAACCCAATGTATTACGAGAAAATGAGTGTGCTTTTGGACGAGTTAATAAACATGAGAAGAGAAGCCACTTTGGAGTATGAAAAGTATTTGCATGAAATCATTGCCCTTTCAAGGAAGGTTAAAAAACCAAATACAGCAATGGAATATCCTGTTTCTCTCGATACCAATGCGAAAAGGGCATTGTATGACAACCTTGGTAAGAATGAGGACTTGGCAATCGAATTAGACCATAAAATAATGACAACGAAAAAGGACGTTTGGCGAGATAATAAAATTAAAACACGTGAAGTAGAGTATGCTATTAAAGAAGTACTGGATATGTATCAGGTAAAAGAGCCTGACGTGGCATACATCATTGAATTAGTGAAAAACCAGAAGGATTATTAATGGAGCAGATCATCATAAGCGATATTACAATTGATGTAGTTCGTAAAGCGATAAAAAACATACATCTTGCTGTTTATCCTCCAGGGGGCAGGGTTCGCATTGCCGCTCCGTTCCAGGTAAATGAAGATGCAATACGGTTATTTGCCATTTCAAAATTAGGTTGGATAAAACGACGCCAGCGCAAATTTGAAGGTCAGGAAAGAATACCGCAAAGAGAATACCAGTATAGAGAAAGCCATTACTTCCAGGGCAAAAGATATTTGCTGAATATAATTGAAGCAGACGCCCCACCCAGAGTAGTTTTGAAAAGCAAAACGTATATAGACCTTTACGTAAGACATGGAACATCCATTGCCAAACGACATGAAATCATGAACGAGTGGTATCGTTTTCAACTCAAGAGACAGATTCCAGAACTCATTGATACGTGGGAAAGAAAATTGAATGTAAAGGTTAGTGAATGGCAGGTAAAATTAATGAAAACCAAATGGGGATCATGCAATATCGGGAAGAAAAGAATCTGGCTAAACCTGGAATTGGCAAAGAAACCAATTCGTTGTTTAGAGTATATTATAGTTCATGAAATGGTTCACTTACGGGAAAGGTATCACAACGATACATTCCTTTACTACATGGACACATTTTTACCCAACTGGAAACAACTAAAAACAGAATTGAATAAATTACCGGTAAGTCATGCTGAGTGGAACTACTAAGACTGAAAAAGAAGGCTCGGATAATCTTTTGTATATGTAATCATCCCTGTTTCACAGGTATATTGTTTTTAATTGAAATAGGTTTTTTAGATACGGGAAAGTCCCCCTTAACAAAGGGGGATTCAGGGGGTTGTTTTCCTTGACAAGGGGGTGTTAAAAATATCATATGAGGATTTACTATAATTCAAAATTAAAAACCCTTTCCAGAGAACTCAGAAAAAAGGGTACTTTGTCAGAGGTCTTACTCTGGAATATATTAAAAGGCAAGAGAATAAAAGGGTATCAGTTCATGCGGCAAAAGCCTATTGGCGACTATATCGTTGATTTCTTTTGTAATAAGCTAAAATTGGTAATTGAAATTGATGGTATTAGCCATAATGAAAAATCTGCGAGTGATCAAATAAGACAACAGAAGTTAGAATCATTAGGTTTATCTGTGTTACGATTTTATGAATGGGATGTTAAAAAAGATATACACGCTGTAGTGCAGGTAATTGAAAACTGGATAGAGGAATTTGAAAGGAAAGATACAACTACAAAAAACACAACCCCCTGAATCCCCCTTTATTAAGGGGGACTTTGTGGATTGTTTCCTCTGGTAAGGGTGACTTTGTGGATTGTCTTCTTTGGTAAAGGAAACTAATTTTACAGATTATCATTGAAAGAAAATAAGAAGAGAATATGATTGATTTAATGGGAAAACCACCCCATCCGGGTATTTTGAAACATCTCCGGAACTTTGGATAAATCTCCAAAATCAATACAAGAGAAATAAACTATGCGAATTGCTATTACCGGTTTAACAGGATTTTTGGGCTATTATGTGGCAAAAAGGCTTTTTGAAAGGGATGTTCAGATCCAGGCCATGATAAGAAGCGACAGCAAAACCTTGCATCTGTCGGATTATCAAAAAAAAATTACCTTTGTAAGAGGAGATCTTACTGATAAAGAAACTTTGGGGAAGTTTGTCCAGGGAGCCGATGTTGTTATCCACATGGCGTATGAGCGAAAGGGCGCTACCTTTCAGGAGGCGGCCAATAAGGATCTGAAAAGATTCGTAGAGGCAAATCTTTTCGGTAGTATAGAATTGTTAGAGGCATCGAAGCAAGCCCATATCAGGCAATTCATCTTTATCAGCTCCTGTGCAGTGTATGGGCACATCTTTCCTCATATCAAGCTGGATGAATTCCATCCCCTGATACCCGATTCAAACTACGGCGCTTATAAGGCATCAATAGAGGCATTTTGCCATGCATACTTCACAACAAAAGCCTTTGATACAACGATCTTCCGTCCCGTAGGCATCTACGGTATCAATCCGCATCTGGCTCACTCTGCCTGGTACCATATCGTGAAAGATATTAAGCACGGGTGTAATATAGAGGTTTCCGGCGGTGGAAAGATAGTTTGTGCGGAGAATGTAGCACAGGCTATAGATTTGGCAATCGGCAACAAAGAGACCTCTGGAAAGATTTATAACCTGGTCGACTTCTACGCAGATAACATGAGCATAGCCCGTATTGCAAAAGAACTCTGTACCTCCAACTCCCATATCAGCGGTACACCTAAGCAGCCTGTCAATACAATTGATAACACTCAATCCAGGATATTAGGTGTACACTATACAGGAATTGAGGGTTTAAGGCGATATATTCAAGAATTACTCCGTTGTATGTAACGTTGTATTCTCAGAGCATTTGATTTATTAAGGATAATAAGCGCAAGGCGCGCGAAGCGGCAAGAAAGAAAGATATATGAGAACGGTTAAACATGGAGAAATGCGTAAGGAGTACAGGAGAGAAGACTTGGGTAAAGGAATAAGGGGCAAGTATTTTGAGGAGTACAAAAAAGGAACAAATCTCGTTCTTCTCTGTCCTGATGTGGCTGCTGCATTTCCTGATGACGCCTCAGTCAATGATGCTTTGCGCAGTTTGATGAAAATAGCTCAACAAACAACTGGTCTAACACTTAAAAAGCCGGTTGCCAAAAGAAAAAATGTTCCTGACCGGGAAAAATAAGTAAATATTTTTCTCCATTATTTAACGATACGTTGTTCTAAACTTAGAAAATCTTTCATACTTTTATGGATAACAGATGTCCATAGTATTCGTAAGAGAATTTTTACTTATTTTCGGAAAATAGATGCTTTTAACTATAAAAGCATGATGGAGGGGGAAACCCCATATGCATCAAGTCTAATCCCCCCTAACCCCCCTTTAAAAAAGGGGGGAAAGAAGGATAGGTTAGAAAAGGGGAGAACAAGGGATTTCCCCCTTTTTTAAAGGGGGATCAAGGGGAATTGGATTTCCCCCTTTTCTAAAGGGGGATTATGTTATTCTTCACCGTTTACCCATGTTAGCTTGATGCATGTGGGGAGAAACCCTTGTGTTCTCTCCTGCGATTTACCTTGTATGCAATCTCTTAAAGACCTGATTGTAGAAAAAATACAGAAAAAAGGGAAGATCCCCTTTGCCGAATTTATGCAAACAGTATTATATCATCCGCACTATGGCTATTATAACGCAGAGAAAGAGCGGATAGGAAAATTTGGGGATTATTATACAAGCCCTACTATCCACAGAATATTTGGGGAACTTATTGCAAAGCAATTGGAAGAGATGTGGAAAATAATGGGAGAAGGGACATTCAGCGTTGTTGAGATAGGTGCCAATAGGGGCTGGCTATGTTATGATATTGTGCAATGTATAAGAAAGGAGTATCCGGAATTTTACCAGTATCTCCGCTATACCATTATTGAAACCAACCCTTATGCACAGGAAAGACAAAGAGCGCTTCTGGGCTCTATTGAATCGGTA is a window from the Candidatus Jettenia sp. genome containing:
- a CDS encoding HsdR family type I site-specific deoxyribonuclease, producing MIKNNSPFTTHHSSLSSIGKKERETQNRAVALFHNELKYRYLGNWEERENNSNIEEEILTAWLTKKGYSQNLIVKALYKFSKVANDQSKSLYDVNKEVYSMLRYGVNVQPEIGQNKETVWLIDWKYPFENDFAIAEEVTIKGVHHKRPDIVLYVNGIALGVLELKRSTVSISEGIRQNLDNQKHIFIKPFFSTIQYIMAGNDIEGVAYGAIETREKYFWKWKEINEDINKNDTYLLRLTKPIRDRAAQYDYPLDKNIVELLNKERFIELLHDFIVYDRGIKKLCRPNQYFGVKAAQDHVKRREGGIIWHTQGSGKSLTMVWLTKWIREYNPNGRVLIITDREELDEQIEKVYNGVSEKIYRTKSGKDLLNKLNDNSPWLLCSLVHKFGGKEEGDVDAWLQELKSGIPADFKAKGDISVFVDECHRTQSGKLHDAMKGFLPNALFIGFTGTPLLKADKQTSLEVFGRYIHTYKFDEAVYDKVVLDLRYEARDIEQKITSLKKIDEWFELKTRGLTEFTKTELKQKWGTLKKVFSSKSRLEKIVLDIMMDMEKKERLQNGRGNALLVSDSIYNACRYYELFQNAGLKNCAIITSFVPTHADIKGEETGEGYTEKLQRFEIYRKMLTNYFNEDPDTAINKVEQFEKEVKKKFVEEPAQMKLLIVVGKLLTGFDAPPATYLYIDKNLKDHGLFQAVCRVNRLDGEDKEYGYIIDYMDLFDSLKHAFNDYTSGAFDAYEKSDVEGLLKDRLKKGKERLDEALEAIKTLCEPVEPPKDTLAHIRYFCGKNTENPDELKDTEPRRVALYKLTIALIRAYASIADEMKEAGYTEKETGQIKNDIKHFENLRKEIQLASGDYIDLKQYEPAMRHLIDSYIGAEESRILANFDDLSLVELLVEKGKDAIRDLPKNIQGDKDAMAETIENNLRRVIIEESPANPMYYEKMSVLLDELINMRREATLEYEKYLHEIIALSRKVKKPNTAMEYPVSLDTNAKRALYDNLGKNEDLAIELDHKIMTTKKDVWRDNKIKTREVEYAIKEVLDMYQVKEPDVAYIIELVKNQKDY
- a CDS encoding endonuclease domain-containing protein, coding for MRIYYNSKLKTLSRELRKKGTLSEVLLWNILKGKRIKGYQFMRQKPIGDYIVDFFCNKLKLVIEIDGISHNEKSASDQIRQQKLESLGLSVLRFYEWDVKKDIHAVVQVIENWIEEFERKDTTTKNTTP
- a CDS encoding restriction endonuclease subunit S — encoded protein: MVEAMKILKGYKKTEVGIIPNDWEVNILGNLIEKFVNGGTPSTQVTEYWNGNIPWITGADILNQKVAVIRRYISKEAVKNSSTNIIEKGNLLFVSRTGVGKLAIAPFDIAISQDFTGIYVKQSELSTQGITRDTLSSFQIPLPPTKSEQTTIATALNDADALITQLEKLIAKKRNIKRGAMQELLRPKEGWEAKKLGEIPLSVASGKSNTQSKEGKYPIYGSTGIIGWRNVYDYEGNKILIARVGANAGTVNKVSGKYCVSDNTLIVSLQSNIDIDFIFFKLINYHLNRLVFGSGQPLITGGQLKNLEFSLPSKEEQTRIAQILSDMDAEIEALEKKLEKYKMIKQGMMQNLLTGKIRLV
- a CDS encoding NAD(P)-dependent oxidoreductase, translated to MRIAITGLTGFLGYYVAKRLFERDVQIQAMIRSDSKTLHLSDYQKKITFVRGDLTDKETLGKFVQGADVVIHMAYERKGATFQEAANKDLKRFVEANLFGSIELLEASKQAHIRQFIFISSCAVYGHIFPHIKLDEFHPLIPDSNYGAYKASIEAFCHAYFTTKAFDTTIFRPVGIYGINPHLAHSAWYHIVKDIKHGCNIEVSGGGKIVCAENVAQAIDLAIGNKETSGKIYNLVDFYADNMSIARIAKELCTSNSHISGTPKQPVNTIDNTQSRILGVHYTGIEGLRRYIQELLRCM
- a CDS encoding four helix bundle protein yields the protein MKENVIKNKSFAFALRIVKMFQYLQTEKKEFVLSKQLLRSGTAIGALVREAEQAESKSDFIHKMAIAQKETNETDYWIELLFQSAYLHESQYKSIIADVTELKKLLASIIITSKENRNDKK
- a CDS encoding M48 family metallopeptidase, with amino-acid sequence MEQIIISDITIDVVRKAIKNIHLAVYPPGGRVRIAAPFQVNEDAIRLFAISKLGWIKRRQRKFEGQERIPQREYQYRESHYFQGKRYLLNIIEADAPPRVVLKSKTYIDLYVRHGTSIAKRHEIMNEWYRFQLKRQIPELIDTWERKLNVKVSEWQVKLMKTKWGSCNIGKKRIWLNLELAKKPIRCLEYIIVHEMVHLRERYHNDTFLYYMDTFLPNWKQLKTELNKLPVSHAEWNY